A stretch of Synechococcus sp. MIT S9220 DNA encodes these proteins:
- a CDS encoding anhydro-N-acetylmuramic acid kinase — MRVLGLMSGTSADGVDAVLAEFSGRSSRPRWTLIHSAFCPYPSDLRKRMLAVAQGEAAPAAAFLELAEAITDHQAKAAEACDPDRSASLVGCHGQTIWHRPPDCDTRGQSRRGSSWQMLQGPLLARILQRPVVYDFRAADLALGGQGAPLVPMADAALIGRIKGWRALLNLGGIANITLIPPSRGPDRKQPVLGWDCGPANSLIDLAMTVFSDGKERCDMNGAMAALGQVMDEPLTSWLREPYFLKRAPKSTGRELFGRKDLERRLSELQPACPEDQMATLTALTAAVVAQDLQHLSDLDLPLPVEMVVAGGGRRNRTLMRELQARCHGLRVHPSDELGLPCETREALVFALLAWWHHRNHPGNAPSITGAQRSCVLGVRAEPA, encoded by the coding sequence ATGCGCGTTCTCGGGCTAATGAGCGGCACCAGCGCCGATGGAGTGGATGCCGTTCTTGCTGAGTTCAGTGGACGATCAAGCCGCCCACGCTGGACCCTGATCCACAGCGCTTTCTGCCCTTATCCCTCAGATCTACGCAAGCGCATGCTGGCCGTGGCCCAGGGTGAAGCAGCGCCTGCAGCGGCCTTTCTAGAACTGGCTGAAGCGATCACTGATCATCAGGCAAAGGCTGCTGAAGCATGCGATCCCGATCGTTCAGCCAGCCTCGTTGGCTGCCATGGTCAAACCATCTGGCACCGCCCACCTGACTGCGACACAAGAGGCCAGAGCCGGCGTGGGAGCAGCTGGCAGATGCTTCAGGGTCCGCTGCTCGCACGAATACTGCAGCGACCTGTGGTGTACGACTTCCGAGCCGCCGACTTGGCTCTGGGAGGGCAGGGTGCACCCCTGGTACCCATGGCTGATGCGGCTCTGATCGGCAGGATCAAAGGCTGGCGGGCACTGCTGAATCTCGGCGGCATCGCCAACATCACCCTGATTCCCCCATCACGCGGTCCAGACCGGAAACAACCTGTGCTCGGCTGGGACTGCGGCCCCGCCAACAGCCTGATTGACCTGGCGATGACCGTCTTTAGCGATGGGAAAGAGCGCTGTGACATGAACGGAGCCATGGCTGCGCTGGGGCAGGTGATGGATGAGCCGCTGACGAGCTGGCTCCGTGAGCCCTATTTCCTGAAGAGAGCACCGAAGTCGACCGGTCGGGAGCTGTTCGGTCGCAAGGATCTGGAACGGAGGCTGAGCGAGCTTCAACCGGCCTGCCCCGAAGACCAGATGGCGACACTCACAGCGTTGACAGCTGCAGTGGTCGCTCAGGATCTACAGCATCTGAGCGATCTCGACCTTCCCCTGCCAGTAGAGATGGTGGTGGCCGGTGGAGGGCGCCGCAACAGAACTCTGATGCGGGAATTGCAGGCGCGTTGCCATGGCCTCAGAGTGCACCCAAGCGACGAGCTGGGACTGCCATGCGAGACCCGCGAAGCCCTGGTGTTCGCGCTGCTGGCCTGGTGGCATCACCGCAATCATCCAGGCAATGCGCCATCGATCACTGGAGCTCAACGCAGCTGTGTTCTGGGGGTCCGCGCCGAACCGGCCTGA
- a CDS encoding TrkA family potassium uptake protein — protein MRDWWHWSPAEDSDPRSFGIVGVGRFGSAVCRQLMQSGADVLAVDRSPKAIEELRQLEPSIEARVLDCTDEESLREAGILDMDTVVVAISEPIEASITATLIAKDSEGTRVRRVIARATSDLHEKMLKRVGADRVVFPSRMQGERLGLELVRPNLMERLELDELNSIEEIKVPERFVGLSLRDLNLRKNYRVNVLAAGPAADLMVNPPATHVLMEGHVLVVMGLTDDLQNLPRT, from the coding sequence ATGAGGGATTGGTGGCACTGGTCGCCTGCTGAAGACAGCGACCCCCGCAGCTTTGGCATCGTGGGCGTCGGACGCTTCGGCAGTGCTGTTTGCCGCCAGTTGATGCAGAGCGGAGCAGACGTGCTTGCTGTGGATCGTTCCCCGAAGGCGATCGAGGAACTCCGGCAACTCGAGCCGTCGATCGAAGCAAGGGTCCTCGACTGCACCGACGAGGAATCGCTCAGGGAAGCCGGCATCCTCGACATGGACACCGTGGTCGTGGCGATCAGCGAACCGATCGAAGCCAGCATCACAGCCACCCTGATCGCCAAAGACAGCGAGGGCACTCGAGTGCGCCGGGTGATTGCGAGGGCCACCAGCGATCTGCACGAAAAAATGCTGAAACGCGTTGGTGCCGACCGCGTGGTGTTTCCTTCGCGGATGCAAGGAGAGCGCCTGGGTCTTGAACTAGTTCGTCCCAATCTGATGGAGCGGTTGGAGCTCGACGAGCTCAACTCAATCGAGGAGATCAAAGTGCCGGAGCGCTTTGTTGGACTCTCACTGCGCGATCTCAACCTGCGTAAGAACTACCGCGTCAATGTGCTGGCAGCCGGCCCGGCTGCCGACCTGATGGTGAATCCACCCGCAACACACGTTCTGATGGAAGGCCACGTTCTGGTGGTGATGGGTTTGACGGATGACCTCCAGAACCTCCCCCGCACCTGA
- a CDS encoding ABC-F family ATP-binding cassette domain-containing protein — MLRLEHVSKIYPTGEVLRDVTWEIKPGDRIGLVGVNGAGKSTQMRLIAGHEEPTSGSVVRQGEPRIAFLQQEFDVDPNRSVRQELFQAFGEAATVLNRQREVEEAMGSDQAAENPDHLDELIHELGQLQNRFEALHGYELDARIDKLLPTIGFTPDSAECQVGDYSGGWQMRIALGKILLQEPDLLLLDEPTNHLDVETIQWLEGYLQEQTAALVVISHDRTFLDRVCNQIVATERGISRSYLGNYTAHLEQKQLEKEATQAAFDRQQKEIATQQAYIDRFRASATRSTQAKSREKQLDKVELVDAPIESVGGPSFRFPDAPRSGAQVALMENLTHSYGDQILFLGAELEVERGDRIAFVGPNGAGKSTLLRLIMGMESPDEGSARLGEHNVIARYFEQNQAEALDLSKTVIDTMFEAVPDWTQTQVRSLLGSFCFSNDTVFKEVGKLSGGEKARLALALMLLTPCNLLVLDEPTNHLDIPAKQMLEDALCAYEGAALLVSHDRYFISRVANRIVELRDGELVLYRGDYSYYVEKKAEEKEAAEAALRQAQQDAKRKAKREKQKERDAKRKSAA, encoded by the coding sequence GTGCTGCGACTCGAGCACGTCAGCAAGATCTATCCCACAGGGGAAGTGCTTCGGGACGTCACCTGGGAGATCAAACCAGGTGATCGCATTGGCCTTGTGGGTGTCAACGGCGCAGGCAAATCGACTCAGATGCGGTTGATCGCGGGCCATGAAGAGCCGACCAGCGGCTCGGTCGTTCGCCAGGGGGAACCACGCATCGCATTCCTGCAGCAGGAATTCGATGTCGACCCCAATCGCTCAGTGCGGCAGGAACTCTTTCAGGCGTTTGGGGAAGCCGCCACGGTGCTGAACCGCCAGCGCGAAGTCGAGGAGGCAATGGGCTCTGACCAAGCAGCTGAAAATCCCGACCACCTCGATGAGTTGATCCACGAGCTGGGACAACTGCAAAACCGATTCGAAGCCCTGCATGGCTACGAACTGGATGCCCGCATCGACAAGCTGCTGCCCACGATCGGCTTCACGCCAGACAGTGCGGAGTGTCAGGTCGGAGACTATTCGGGTGGCTGGCAGATGCGCATCGCCCTCGGCAAGATTCTTCTTCAGGAACCGGATCTACTGCTGCTCGATGAGCCGACCAACCACCTGGATGTGGAAACAATCCAGTGGCTTGAGGGCTATCTGCAAGAACAAACAGCAGCCCTGGTGGTCATCAGTCACGATCGAACCTTTCTCGATCGCGTCTGCAACCAGATCGTCGCCACCGAAAGGGGAATCTCCAGAAGTTATCTCGGCAATTACACCGCGCATCTGGAACAGAAGCAGCTGGAAAAGGAGGCGACTCAGGCGGCCTTCGACCGTCAGCAGAAGGAGATCGCAACCCAGCAGGCCTACATCGATCGATTCAGAGCCAGTGCCACGCGAAGCACCCAGGCCAAGAGCAGGGAAAAACAGCTCGACAAGGTGGAGCTGGTGGACGCTCCGATCGAAAGCGTTGGCGGACCAAGTTTCCGGTTCCCGGATGCACCCCGGTCCGGCGCCCAAGTCGCTCTGATGGAGAACCTCACCCACAGCTACGGCGACCAAATCCTCTTTCTCGGAGCGGAACTCGAGGTGGAGCGAGGGGATCGCATTGCTTTTGTCGGGCCGAACGGAGCGGGCAAATCCACGCTTCTGCGACTGATCATGGGGATGGAGTCACCGGACGAGGGCTCGGCCCGCCTAGGCGAACACAACGTGATCGCGCGTTATTTCGAACAAAACCAGGCAGAGGCTCTGGACCTGAGCAAAACCGTGATCGACACCATGTTTGAAGCGGTACCGGACTGGACGCAGACCCAGGTGCGCTCGCTGCTGGGCAGCTTTTGCTTCAGCAACGACACCGTCTTTAAAGAGGTCGGCAAGCTCAGCGGTGGCGAGAAGGCACGGCTTGCACTGGCCCTGATGCTGCTGACACCTTGCAATCTCCTGGTGTTGGACGAGCCCACCAACCATCTCGACATCCCAGCCAAGCAGATGCTGGAAGACGCTCTCTGCGCCTACGAGGGAGCGGCACTGCTCGTCTCTCACGATCGGTATTTCATCTCCCGTGTGGCCAATCGCATCGTTGAGCTGCGGGATGGCGAACTCGTGCTTTATCGAGGGGACTACTCCTATTACGTTGAAAAGAAAGCCGAGGAGAAAGAGGCCGCCGAAGCCGCCCTCAGGCAGGCGCAACAGGACGCAAAGAGAAAAGCCAAACGCGAGAAGCAGAAAGAGCGAGACGCGAAACGTAAAAGTGCGGCATGA
- a CDS encoding DUF2973 domain-containing protein, translating into MISSLFPLIYGLVFLALLWQAFRVMGRGFSAAVRSPGTTETPSDRTGKVTIHPELLDGDGRLTEEDLLTVRFSGEDEAGEPGVRPNE; encoded by the coding sequence ATGATCAGCAGTCTTTTTCCCCTGATTTACGGATTGGTCTTCCTGGCCTTGCTGTGGCAAGCCTTCCGGGTGATGGGACGCGGATTCAGCGCAGCTGTGCGTTCTCCAGGAACGACTGAAACCCCTTCAGACCGAACGGGCAAAGTGACCATTCACCCGGAACTGCTCGATGGTGATGGCCGATTGACCGAGGAGGACCTACTTACCGTTCGATTCAGTGGTGAAGATGAGGCTGGCGAACCTGGTGTGCGCCCCAATGAATAG
- the hflX gene encoding GTPase HflX — MKQAHLAGRTRGLRPSQLKQLDRLSHRRHPDESGADVFTLERLAELAVKLEETLHLLIDDRGVCRLLWIGPLGESDRLDRHLQGGSRRRPRQWRLISTLHERRSPELVPDGRDAVIALDVQPESWLRYQAVISTSGIRSGALWVPNPQAESGWSCGETGDLTMLCHCDTPAGQGDPHGEPFQSGQEHTATVDQVLLLTLTGTDPARNERELAELEGLARSAGAKTVAVCRQRQGQINPQTLWGTGKLQEAALDIRKHGATLVITDRELTPVQARNLERLLDSPVMDRSELILDIFAQRASSAAGRLQVELAQLRYRLPRLAGRGLSLSRQGGGIGTRGPGETQLEKDKRAISRRIEHLGRELRQLGAHRARLRERRQDIPGVALVGYTNAGKSSMLNALCDRAQGGPVQAENILFATLDPTTRRLCLPRAGAAPRELLITDTVGFIRELPAPLMQAFMATLEETRNADQLLLVVDLGDPDWQGQLKAVHSILDSLGCKQPRQVLANQIDRCDAGALQRIRELEPEALYLSATQGTGLKGLRTWLEQTFWESTPETVSPPVTEPTGAPPNG, encoded by the coding sequence TTGAAACAGGCTCACCTGGCAGGAAGAACCAGGGGGCTGCGTCCATCACAGCTCAAACAGCTGGATCGTCTCAGCCATCGTCGCCACCCCGATGAGTCCGGCGCCGACGTTTTCACGCTGGAGCGGCTTGCCGAGCTGGCTGTGAAGCTCGAGGAAACACTGCATCTGCTGATCGACGACCGTGGCGTCTGCCGACTGCTTTGGATTGGCCCTCTTGGAGAATCCGATCGACTGGACCGACATCTTCAGGGCGGCTCCAGGCGCCGCCCCAGGCAATGGCGCCTGATCAGCACGCTGCATGAACGGCGTTCTCCGGAGCTGGTCCCTGATGGTCGCGATGCGGTGATCGCCCTGGATGTTCAGCCGGAGTCGTGGCTGCGTTATCAGGCAGTGATCTCTACCAGTGGCATCCGTTCCGGTGCTCTCTGGGTTCCAAATCCCCAAGCAGAGAGCGGCTGGAGTTGTGGCGAAACGGGCGATCTAACGATGCTCTGCCACTGCGACACCCCTGCGGGGCAAGGAGATCCGCATGGCGAACCCTTTCAGTCAGGGCAGGAGCACACGGCAACGGTGGACCAGGTGCTGCTGCTCACGCTCACCGGCACGGACCCAGCACGGAACGAGCGTGAGCTGGCCGAACTGGAAGGGTTGGCCCGCAGTGCCGGTGCAAAAACAGTTGCCGTCTGCCGCCAGCGTCAGGGACAGATCAATCCCCAGACCCTCTGGGGCACAGGCAAACTGCAAGAGGCTGCTCTGGACATCCGCAAGCACGGCGCCACGCTCGTGATCACCGACAGAGAGCTCACCCCTGTTCAAGCCAGGAACCTGGAGCGGCTACTGGACAGTCCCGTCATGGATCGCAGCGAGCTGATCCTCGACATCTTTGCCCAGCGGGCCTCCAGTGCTGCAGGTCGCCTGCAAGTGGAACTGGCCCAACTCCGCTACAGACTGCCAAGACTTGCCGGACGCGGATTGAGCCTGTCTCGGCAGGGGGGTGGCATTGGCACCCGCGGACCTGGAGAAACCCAGCTTGAAAAAGACAAGCGTGCCATCAGCCGACGCATCGAACACCTGGGCCGGGAATTGCGCCAGCTGGGAGCACACCGAGCCCGGCTGAGAGAGCGACGTCAGGACATTCCCGGTGTGGCTCTCGTTGGGTATACGAATGCCGGCAAGTCATCGATGCTCAATGCGCTGTGTGATCGCGCTCAAGGAGGCCCTGTCCAAGCCGAAAATATTCTGTTCGCGACCCTCGATCCCACGACACGTCGGCTCTGCTTGCCAAGGGCTGGAGCAGCACCCCGCGAGCTGTTGATCACCGACACGGTGGGATTTATCCGTGAACTGCCGGCCCCTCTGATGCAAGCCTTCATGGCCACGCTGGAGGAAACCCGCAATGCAGACCAGCTCCTGCTGGTGGTGGATCTCGGAGATCCCGATTGGCAGGGACAACTCAAAGCCGTGCACTCCATCCTCGACAGTCTTGGCTGTAAGCAGCCCAGACAGGTGCTGGCCAACCAGATCGACCGATGTGATGCAGGAGCTTTGCAGCGGATCCGTGAACTGGAGCCCGAAGCCCTCTACCTCTCCGCCACGCAGGGGACAGGCCTGAAGGGTCTGCGAACATGGCTTGAACAGACGTTCTGGGAGTCCACACCAGAAACAGTCAGCCCACCTGTCACGGAGCCAACAGGCGCACCCCCCAATGGTTGA
- a CDS encoding SLC13 family permease, which translates to MVELSAALQNGDALVTLAVLLIAVALFISGAMAPELVGLLSVSLLMIGGVLTPLQALSGFGSPALITLMGLFAVSAALFRSGALDRLRELIASERIRTPRRMVGLLTLVVAPISGVVPNTPIVASLLPVLETWCQKRGIAPSRVLLPLSFATLLGGTLTLLGSSVNLLASDVSQQLGYGSLDLFSFSAIGVPVWLAGASYMLLAPRALLPDRNVPDDQLSTNQSLTGYFTEVTIPGSSSLVGQTLRHSRLQRRFDVDVLELQRGGERILPPLADRCIEAEDRLLLRVTRADLLRLQQDHTIQLASANRPPADHLDIVNAEPALSSEGADGQKTVEVLLPAGSTLAGASLRELRFRQRHNATVLALRRGQQTVQERLGQAVLREGDVLLLQAPLDAIRGLQASNDLLVLDQLENDLPTIRRKPQAVTITALMLLVPTVTDVPLVAAVLMAVVLLVLMGCLRTGEVQRSIRLDVILLLGSLSSFSVALQTSGLANAMASDMERLLLNWPAYWALLVIFLATNLITSVMSNAASVALLVPVATQLAPSLSLTPQDLLLTVLFGASQSFLTPMGYQTNLMVFGPGRYRFFDVARYGAGLTLLMTFLVPGLILAQAGGG; encoded by the coding sequence ATGGTTGAGCTCAGTGCCGCTCTGCAGAACGGAGACGCTCTGGTCACGCTCGCTGTGCTGTTGATCGCGGTGGCCCTGTTCATCAGCGGAGCCATGGCGCCAGAGCTGGTGGGGCTGCTCAGTGTCTCGCTGCTGATGATTGGCGGAGTACTGACCCCTCTACAGGCCCTGAGCGGCTTCGGCAGCCCTGCACTGATCACGCTGATGGGACTGTTCGCCGTTTCAGCAGCCCTGTTCCGCAGCGGCGCCCTTGATCGCCTGAGAGAACTGATTGCCTCCGAACGCATCCGTACTCCCAGGCGCATGGTGGGTCTGCTGACCCTGGTGGTGGCACCGATCTCTGGCGTGGTGCCCAACACCCCGATTGTGGCCAGCCTGCTTCCGGTGCTCGAGACCTGGTGCCAAAAGCGAGGGATCGCACCATCCAGGGTTCTGCTGCCTCTGTCATTCGCCACACTGCTGGGCGGCACCCTGACCCTGCTGGGCAGCTCCGTGAATCTGCTGGCCAGTGACGTCAGCCAACAACTGGGCTATGGGTCCCTAGATCTCTTCAGCTTCAGCGCCATCGGCGTGCCGGTCTGGCTCGCCGGAGCGAGCTACATGCTGCTTGCCCCTCGCGCCCTGCTGCCAGACCGAAATGTGCCCGATGATCAGCTCAGCACCAACCAGTCGCTGACTGGATACTTCACCGAAGTCACCATCCCAGGTTCGTCCTCGCTTGTCGGACAGACGCTGAGGCACAGCAGGCTGCAACGTCGCTTCGATGTCGACGTTCTCGAGCTGCAGAGAGGTGGCGAGCGAATCCTTCCACCCCTGGCCGACCGCTGCATCGAGGCGGAAGACCGCCTATTGCTGAGGGTCACACGCGCAGATCTGCTTCGCCTGCAACAGGACCACACGATTCAGCTGGCCTCCGCCAATCGTCCTCCCGCTGATCATCTCGACATCGTCAACGCCGAGCCAGCCCTGTCCAGCGAAGGCGCAGACGGTCAGAAAACCGTGGAAGTTCTGCTGCCGGCTGGGTCCACATTGGCTGGTGCAAGTCTGCGGGAGCTGCGCTTTCGACAACGCCATAACGCAACCGTGCTTGCACTCCGCCGAGGTCAGCAAACGGTTCAGGAGCGACTTGGCCAGGCCGTTCTGCGTGAGGGCGATGTGCTGCTGCTGCAAGCCCCTCTGGATGCGATCCGAGGGCTTCAGGCCAGCAACGATCTGCTGGTGCTCGACCAGCTTGAAAACGATTTACCCACGATCCGTCGCAAGCCTCAGGCCGTGACCATTACGGCTCTGATGCTGCTGGTGCCCACAGTCACCGACGTGCCCCTGGTTGCCGCAGTGCTGATGGCCGTTGTGCTGCTGGTGCTGATGGGATGCCTAAGAACAGGAGAGGTTCAGCGCTCGATCAGACTGGATGTGATTCTTCTGCTCGGATCTCTTTCCAGCTTCAGTGTGGCTCTGCAGACCAGTGGCTTGGCCAATGCCATGGCATCCGACATGGAGAGGCTGCTCCTGAACTGGCCGGCTTACTGGGCGTTACTGGTGATTTTTCTGGCCACCAATCTGATTACCAGCGTGATGAGCAACGCCGCCTCGGTGGCACTGCTGGTTCCTGTGGCCACGCAGCTCGCGCCTTCTCTGAGTCTTACCCCCCAGGATCTGTTGCTCACTGTGCTGTTTGGAGCCAGTCAGTCGTTTCTCACTCCGATGGGATACCAGACCAACCTGATGGTTTTCGGACCAGGGCGTTACCGCTTCTTCGATGTGGCTCGCTACGGAGCCGGTCTCACGTTGCTGATGACCTTCCTGGTTCCAGGACTGATCCTTGCCCAGGCGGGAGGAGGCTAA
- a CDS encoding trypsin-like peptidase domain-containing protein, with translation MAVAPTISVKKPAPVTRVRRRVVPLMMGLSLAAPVGLVLPQRGAVAAPQVPASAGLAAQSFVAAAVAKSGPAVVTLETQRTVRTARGSGLPDGLLMDPFFQRFFGLQGSVAPRARVERGQGSGVIFDGQGLVLTNAHVVENTDRVMVGLPDGRRVSGQVVGQDSVTDLAVVKLQGGGLWPTAPLGDSDRLRVGDWAIAVGNPFGLENTVTLGIVSNLNRNVSQLGIQGKRLDLIQTDAAINPGNSGGPLLNSAGEVVGINTLVRSGPGAGLGFAIPINRAKTIALQLVNQGRASHPMVGIGLSTIPASTPGGTVPPGAVVRSVMPGGPGALAGLQVNDVIVSVGGQAVRNPAEVVTAIDRSGVGQPLILSVQRQGRQLPVTVRPVEMRALKMP, from the coding sequence ATGGCTGTGGCACCCACCATTTCTGTCAAGAAGCCGGCTCCGGTGACGCGTGTCCGCCGCAGGGTCGTGCCTTTGATGATGGGGCTGTCGTTGGCAGCTCCGGTTGGGCTGGTCTTACCGCAGCGGGGTGCTGTGGCCGCACCTCAGGTTCCAGCTTCAGCGGGTCTGGCAGCTCAATCCTTTGTGGCAGCGGCCGTGGCGAAAAGCGGTCCTGCAGTGGTCACGCTGGAAACGCAGCGAACGGTGCGAACAGCCCGTGGATCTGGGTTGCCAGATGGACTGTTAATGGATCCCTTCTTTCAGCGATTCTTCGGCTTGCAGGGCTCGGTGGCCCCCAGAGCCCGAGTCGAACGTGGTCAGGGCAGTGGTGTGATCTTCGATGGGCAGGGACTGGTACTGACCAACGCCCATGTCGTTGAGAACACGGATCGGGTGATGGTGGGATTGCCTGATGGCAGACGCGTGTCCGGCCAGGTGGTGGGTCAGGACTCGGTGACCGATCTCGCGGTCGTGAAGCTCCAGGGAGGAGGTCTCTGGCCAACCGCTCCGCTTGGCGATTCGGATCGGTTGCGTGTTGGCGACTGGGCCATCGCTGTCGGTAATCCTTTCGGGCTTGAGAACACCGTGACCCTGGGAATCGTGAGCAACCTCAACAGGAACGTGTCCCAGCTTGGAATCCAGGGCAAACGTCTGGATCTGATTCAGACCGATGCGGCAATCAACCCCGGGAACTCCGGTGGCCCTTTGCTCAATTCCGCGGGTGAGGTCGTGGGGATCAACACATTGGTGCGCTCGGGTCCTGGCGCAGGCCTTGGATTCGCGATCCCGATCAACAGGGCCAAAACGATCGCCTTGCAGCTGGTGAACCAGGGACGAGCCAGTCACCCCATGGTGGGGATCGGTTTGTCGACGATTCCAGCGTCAACGCCTGGCGGGACCGTGCCACCCGGCGCAGTTGTCCGCTCGGTGATGCCTGGTGGACCAGGAGCTCTGGCCGGCCTTCAGGTCAACGATGTCATCGTGTCAGTGGGCGGACAGGCCGTGCGTAATCCAGCTGAAGTGGTGACAGCCATTGATCGCAGCGGTGTTGGTCAGCCACTGATCCTCAGCGTGCAGCGACAGGGAAGGCAACTGCCAGTAACGGTGAGGCCCGTTGAGATGCGTGCTCTGAAGATGCCCTGA
- a CDS encoding TrkH family potassium uptake protein, which yields MALPRAIHRTQAWYRRLTVPQFTVVTGLLVITLGTLLLSSPLCSSTSVGLWEALFTATSAVTVTGLTVIDVGKDLTVVGQGVLAVMILVGGLGLMAITTFLQGFVVRGASLRRRLDRGQTLDQFGVGGVGGTFRSIALTAAVLIMVGAVVLYTYGFSDLPAGGERLWASVFHSISAYNNAGFGLWNDSLESYRTNRVVNAVIMLLIVLGGLGWRVTSDLWSNRQRLKRRNLSLHTRLVLRTSILLILIGTFGLLLTESLSKGHILTTMGWPERLMSALFESVSARTAGFTTVPLSEHSVSDSGLLLLMALMFIGASPGGTGGGIKTTTVAALMAATRSTLRGQDDVVIRHRQIPDKVVLRAVSIVMASLMFVLVMALLLALTTNQNGEEPLTFLELLFTCISAFATVGMDLGVTEQLGRFGQLILVVGMFVGRLGILLLLSAIWESFDRNQLQRQNRIGYPREDLYV from the coding sequence ATGGCACTGCCTCGGGCCATTCATCGCACTCAGGCTTGGTACCGGCGCCTCACCGTGCCCCAGTTCACGGTGGTGACGGGATTGCTGGTGATCACCCTCGGGACACTGCTGCTGTCCAGCCCGCTCTGCTCCAGCACGAGTGTCGGACTCTGGGAAGCCTTGTTTACAGCAACCTCCGCGGTCACCGTGACAGGCCTCACCGTGATCGACGTCGGCAAGGATCTGACCGTCGTCGGCCAAGGCGTTCTGGCGGTCATGATCCTGGTGGGAGGCCTCGGACTGATGGCGATCACCACCTTCCTGCAGGGATTTGTGGTGCGGGGAGCTTCCCTACGACGTCGCCTGGATCGTGGCCAGACCCTCGATCAATTCGGCGTGGGTGGCGTCGGCGGCACGTTCAGAAGCATTGCCCTCACTGCAGCGGTGCTGATCATGGTGGGCGCCGTTGTGCTCTACACCTACGGTTTTTCAGACCTTCCTGCGGGTGGAGAAAGGCTGTGGGCATCGGTGTTTCACAGCATCTCGGCCTACAACAACGCGGGGTTCGGCCTCTGGAACGACAGCCTCGAGAGCTACCGAACAAATCGGGTGGTGAATGCCGTGATCATGCTGCTGATCGTTCTGGGTGGACTCGGCTGGCGTGTGACCAGCGATCTCTGGAGCAACCGTCAACGACTTAAACGCCGCAATCTCAGTCTTCACACACGACTGGTGCTAAGAACCTCGATTCTGCTGATCCTGATCGGGACCTTCGGGCTACTGCTGACTGAATCCCTCTCCAAAGGGCACATCCTCACCACGATGGGCTGGCCTGAGCGGCTGATGAGCGCCCTCTTCGAATCCGTGAGTGCTCGCACAGCGGGCTTCACCACTGTTCCACTCTCCGAACACAGTGTTTCCGACTCCGGACTCTTGCTGCTGATGGCCCTGATGTTCATCGGAGCCAGCCCTGGAGGCACTGGTGGAGGCATCAAGACCACCACGGTGGCAGCACTGATGGCCGCCACGCGATCCACACTTCGCGGTCAGGATGATGTCGTCATCCGGCATCGTCAGATTCCCGACAAGGTGGTGCTGAGGGCCGTGAGCATCGTGATGGCATCGCTGATGTTTGTGCTGGTGATGGCACTGCTTCTTGCCCTCACCACCAATCAGAACGGCGAAGAGCCACTCACCTTCCTGGAACTTCTGTTCACTTGCATCTCAGCCTTTGCCACCGTGGGGATGGATCTGGGCGTCACTGAACAGCTCGGGCGCTTTGGTCAGCTGATCCTGGTGGTGGGAATGTTTGTGGGCCGACTGGGGATCCTGCTGCTGCTGAGTGCCATCTGGGAGAGCTTCGACCGAAACCAGCTGCAGCGCCAGAATCGGATTGGTTATCCCCGTGAGGATCTCTATGTCTGA